In Gracilinanus agilis isolate LMUSP501 chromosome 1, AgileGrace, whole genome shotgun sequence, the sequence tactgttctgccttggagccaggacacagtattgactccaagatggaacataagggtttaaaaaaaaaaaagaaaaaggttgttTAGGATtcatgatcacacaactaataaatctCAAGAATTGGAATATGAATTCTAGGTACAGGGCTTTCCCCTGCTCCAAACTGCCCCTGCCTAGTGAGCTATATTGCCAAAATTCACTACCATCTTTCAGCAACTTCCAGAGTTTTCCATTTATGTAAAATTCCTGAGCAGCTGCACTAACTAGGGTCAGTGTTTACAGAGACCTGCTCACCTCTAGGGCTCTAGGGGGCCCTCCAAGGGTGTGGACTTCCTTAAACCACTTCCACCACCTATAGCCTAAAGAAGCTTCTGTCTTGGGCCCAGACAGGGCGGACAGTTTGGCAGGAAAGTTTTTATCCCTAGGCAGATTTCGTGACCGAGTTTATTTCCAGCTCACCCCTCATCCTGTGAAAAGTGCCcccccccttcctttttggaaggaGTGAAAAgggtgggagggggaaaaggCTGGGATTTTATTCTGGTTAAGTTTCTCTTCCTAGTTTTTGAGTTCCGGCCAGCTTACACAGTGGTCCAGGGAACACCAAGGAAGAAAACAGACAGGTCAGCAACGAATGGAGACCAAGCTCCAAATTAACCCCAAGGCGCAAGCTTGCTGTGACAAGGAGGTGGCAGGAGGGGGAAGCCGAGTGGAGCCAAACGGGTTTGGAAAGTTAACATTCTAGGAGAGTCTTGGCTGTAACAAAGAACACTGGAAAATCTCGCATAGTGGCCACCTAGAAAAGAAAGCTAAACTCTATCCTAACCTAACTTTTTGCAGCTCTTCCTCACTTTCTGGAGAGAAGAGGAGCGTTAAGGAAAGGATCCAGCAGCTTCGGGACCTCTGGCCAAGGCCTAGGGCAGGTTCAGGTCAGGaggtaggaagggaaggagaggtccTTCGAGGGAGAAGGAAGACACAGTCtggctcccctccccatccctgtTCCCCAGGGCTATAACATacaccccctcctcccccttcccggAGGCCGGGCTCGCTCTGGGGattgggggtagggaagagggttCCAACGCGATCGGAAACTCGCTCCTCCCCGCTCAGCGGCCAGGATACAGGGGCTTCCCCCGAACTCCGGGCACCCTCTCCCTGCCAGGGGCAGCCAACGGGCGTCCCCCGGTCTGCCCTCCCGACCTAGCTGGCCGGCCCCACCTTGACCCGCTTTCCCTGAATCTCCAGCGTCTTCATGGTGAAATCCACACCGATGGTGCTGCCCTGGCGCTCCGAGAAACTGCCCGTCTTGAAGCGCTGCACCACGCACGTCTTGCCCACGCTCGCGTCTCCCACCAGCACCAGCTTGAACAGGAAATCGTACTGTTCGTCCGGCTCCCCCGGGCCCGGCCCTGGCCCCGACATGGCCCCGGCCCCGCGGGGACTGGAGGGCACTGCAGGCGGGCGGCGGCGGTCAAGGGAGCAAGGCCACGGTCCCCGCGCAAAGACAGCGCCCGGCCGGTCCTTTCAGCCGCAGGCTATCTTTCTGCTCCTCCTCCCAACGACGTGGAGCCGTCGCTGCTCAGGCAGCCGCGCTGCTCAGGCAGCCGCGCTGCACCTGCGGAACAGACACCACGGAACTGCCGCCCGGCTGCCAGGCTCGGCCCCAAGTCCAGCCCGGCCGGAGCGTACCGCCTCCAGCCCGCCCCGTCTCCAGTCCGGCCCCTCCGCAACCCCGCCCATAGCATCACCGGCTCCGCTGTCGAGAGCTAGAGCATCATCCCTGCCCCCTCTCCCAACCCTGAAgaacccctcccccaacccctcccgACCCCTCCTCAGTCCAATACTCAGCCCCGCCCCCAACCCCGTTCGGCCCCCTCAGCTCCGCCCCCacaattctctcttttcctcgtTAGTCTGATCCCCAAACGCAACCTCGTGACCAGCATCACCCCTCCCCAGTCGGGGTCCTTAAGATCGTTTccaccccaccctacccccatCCCCCAACCCAGCCGGACTCACCCTCCCGTGGCCAGGCAGTACCCCACCCCNNNNNNNNNNNNNNNNNNNNNNNNNNNNNNNNNNNNNNNNNNNNNNNNNNNNNNNNNNNNNNNNNNNNNNNNNNNNNNNNNNNNNNNNNNNNNNNNNNNNNNNNNNNNNNNNNNNNNNNNNNNNNNNNNNNNNNNNNNNNNNNNNNNNNNNNNNNNNNNNNNNNNNNNNNNNNNNNNNNNNNNNNNNNNNNNNNNNNNNNNNNNNNNNNNNNNNNNNNNNNNNNNNNNNNNNNNNNNNNNNNNNNNNNNNNNNNNNNNNNNNNNNNNNNNNNNNNNNNNNNNNNNNNNNNNNNNNNNNNNNNNNNNNNNNNNNNNNNNNNNNNNNNNNNNNNNNNNNNNNNNNNNNNNNNNNNNNNNNNNNNNNNNNNNNNNNNNNNNNNNNNNNNNNNNNNNNNNNNNNNNNNNNNNNNNNNNNNNNNNNNNNNNNNNNNNNNNNNNNNNNNNNNNNNNNNNNNNNNNNNNNNNNNNNNNNNNNNNNNNNNNNNNNNNNNNNNNNNNNNNNNNNNNNNNNNNNNNNNNNNNNNNNNNNNNNNNNNNNNNNNNNNNNNNNNNNNNNNNNNNNNNNNNNNNNNNNNNNNNNNNNNNNNNNNNNNNNNNNNNNNNNNNNNNNNNNNNNNNNNNNNNNNNNNNNNNNNNNNNNNNNNNNNNNNNNNNNNNNNNNNNNNNNNNNNNNNNNNNNNNNNNNNNNNNNNNNNNNNNNNNNNNNNNNNNNNNNNNNNNNNNNNNNNNNNNNNNNNNNNNNNNNNNNNNNNNNNNNNNNNNNNNNNNNNNNNNNNNNNNNNNNNNNNNNNNNNNNNNNNNNNNNNNNNNNNNNNNNNNNNNNNNNNNNNNNNNNNNNNNNNNNNNNNNNNNNNNNNNNNNNNNNNNNNNNNNNNNNNNNNNNNNNNNNNNNNNNNNNNNNNNNNNNNNNNNNNNNNNNNNNNNNNNNNNNNNNNNNNNNNNNNNNNNNNNNNNNNNNNNNNNNNNNNNNNNNNNNNNNNNNNNNNNNNNNNNNNNNNNNNNNNNNNNNNNNNNNNNNNNNNNNNNNNNNNNNNNNNNNNNNNN encodes:
- the RAB43 gene encoding LOW QUALITY PROTEIN: ras-related protein Rab-43 (The sequence of the model RefSeq protein was modified relative to this genomic sequence to represent the inferred CDS: deleted 2 bases in 1 codon; substituted 1 base at 1 genomic stop codon); protein product: MLWAGLRRGRTGDGAGWRRYAPAGLDLGPSLAAGRQFRGVCSAGAARLPAARLPEQRRLHVVGRRSRKIACGXKDRPGAVFARGPWPCSLDRRRPPAVPSSPRGAGAMSGPGPGPGEPDEQYDFLFKLVLVGDASVGKTCVVQRFKTGSFSERQGSTIGVDFTMKTLEIQGKRVKLQIWDTAGQERFRTITQSYYRSANGAILAYDITKKSSFLSVPHWIEDVRKYAGSNIVQLLIGNKSDLSDLREVQLTEAQSLAEHYEILCAIETSAKDSSNVEEAFVKVATELMMRHGGPVFSEKNTDNIKLDSKDVVEGWGCGC